The genomic region AAGCCGGTCTTGTATGCCCTTCCCATAAAAACGGCACAACCAGCCCCTTAGACAGACCTGAAGCCCTGCACAGCTTTCATCACCTCCGTCATACCTTTGCGGTTACCATGTATTTTGAACTGGTTCGCGCGGGCAAAGCAGAACCCTGGCTCAGCCTGCGAACATTGCTTGGCCATAGTCACATAACGACAACAATCAATACATATTTGCGGAGTGTACAAATTCGGGAAGCACTCATGACAGATACCCTGAATACGTATCTCAAGGCCCTACGCGATGGCTAGAAAGCGCATGGACAGATCTTTTCTCACGTATCGCCCGGGTGCGGCACCTGCCTTCGACAGGAACAACCTGGCCCGTCCGGAAAAGGAAGAGAGAGAATACGGGGTTATCCAAAAGCTGTCACCTGACGGAAAACTGTGTCAACTCACGCTAAACTGTCCCCGTACCGCAAAATCCAACCGCGGCAGTGCCCAGATCAATGTCAGCGACGATTGGCTGAAAGCCGAACATCTGTCTGTTCCGTTTGCTACGGCCATTTTCTCGCATATTCGCAAGTTTGGTCCCTCTACCCAGGTCAACAAGGTTCAAGCTCTCAATCGCTTCTTTGCTTTTATGTGCGAACAGGGAAAAGCACATTTTAAACTGTCGGATCTGACCACAACTCTTTTTAATGAGTACATTTTCTGGCTCGACACCCAACAGCTTACAAGCAAAACGAAAGCCGGGTTAATCTCCCCACTCCGTGTTGTATTGCACTATCTTAAACAAAATCCACAATATACAAGCGAAGTCCCTGGGGATGCTTATATCCAGCCAAATCCCTGGCCTGGAATAAACGAGCAAATTGCTCATCGACCAATTTTGGCTATCACCGATCTTGTAACGATTGAGCGCGCCTGCATCAAAGAAATGCAGACATGGATGCGCAAATGGGAAGAAGGAAACGACTTTATTAAATCAGGTAGAGAACGCCTGCAGGCGGGTGCTTCACCCACCGAGCATAGACTTGAAACATTGCTGGCAATCATTGAAGACCGCTATGGTGGCTATGTGACGAACAGCAAACAATTCTTTGCTGACGGCGATGGCCGGCGACGACAAATCGAGTTTTTCGGAGGGATCAAGGGTATTGCTCCGTGGCTGTATGCAACAAAGCGCTCTCTGGTCCCGTTTGTCGTGATGATGGCAATCAGGACGGCCTTCAATCCGGAAACCATACTGGCTTTACGAAAATCCGCCCTTCGGGAGAGCTCGTTACTTAAAGGAAGTGCCGAACTGGCGCCGAGATATCGGGTGGTCGGCGGGAAGAAACGCGCGCGAGGCGATCAGGTTCGAACCTATCCTCAGGATAGCACAGAGATTGATAGCCCGATTTCCATTTTCAACAATGTCGGAAAGCTGACCCGTCGCCTCCCAAATGCCGAGCACGATCCCGACCATGATATGCTCTTCATATTTCAGGGCAGAAATTACGGAAGGGCTCATCATTATCTCAATGCAACCTGCACCTTCCCTAACGCACTTTCTGCTTTCAGAAAAGATAATCAACTCCCTGATTTCAGCTTGTCGAACATTCGCCCCACCATCTCGGAGATTGTCAATCAACTGAGTAACGGGGATATCAAGGCACAACAGGCAATTCTCAATCATTGGCACACAGAGACAACGGAAACGCATTATGTGTCGGAAGCGGCCCGGCACCGCAGACGGGAAACATTGGGCAATCTTTTGAACCGACGGGAACGATATATCCGGACATCTGGAAAGTCCGATGACCGTATCAATCTTCCAAACAATACAGGTCGCGCCGCAACGCCGGGGTTTGAATGCACCGACCCCTATGATTCTCCTCTCGCATCCCAGTCCACAGGACAACTCTGCACCGCCTGGGGAGAGTGTCCGCTATGTCCTCGCGCCGCCGTGATCCCCGACAATTCACACGCTTTGGCACAACTGCTTCATCTCCACAATGCCATTGAGAAAGCACGTCACGATTTACCGCCAGGTCGCTGGCTATATTGGTCAACGGTACAAAAGGGCCTGGACAATTGGCTCAGCAAGTTCCCGGCCAGGAGTGTTTGGCATGAGGCCAAAAACATTCAAAGAACCCACGCCATTCTGATCGAATGACATGAACCCTATACAAACCGCTACAGCATATCATCTCATGGCAGCGGAAGATCTGCGGGAAACGAGGATCAACCGCCATTCCCGCTGGTATGATGACAGATGGTTCTTCGACAATCTGACGCCAGGTCACGACGCTACAGCCAGCACCATACGCTGGGATTTCATCATGCCGGACGGCAGTAAATTCGTAGACCCGAAATGGGCGATATTGCTCGACGCACATCGTCGACTGGTCTGGTCACTGATTGTCGACCCAAGACAGCGGCATAGATACAAGCCGGGCTCAATGGGCAAACTCTCCCGACGGGTTCTTTATCTTGCTCGCTGGATGGGCAAATCCGGCTACGCTCATTTCGGCGCGCTTGATACCTGTGCTTTTGACCAGTATCTCGACAACCTGCTCATCGACAAGCAGAATAAAGCCAATCTCAACGCCGTGTATCTTATGGAACATCTCGCATTGCCTGTTTCTCTGGGATATCAGGCCCCTGTTCTGGCAAAGGCGGGAATTCCTGTACCGGGCAGCGCCCCCTGGCATGGCATGACAGCGTTCGAGGTCGCGAAACAGTTGGCAGGCAGGGAACAGGGATACGTCCCGCCAGTCCCCGACCCCATATTTTTGCACATAATGACCAGCGCCTTGTGCATGCTTGACGCGGCAGAGGATATTATTTTACAGGCTCGGCATTTCGCGGACACCAAAGACCTGCAGGTTGCCGAAAAACATGCACCAGACAGGAAGCATTTACGCGATCGCATGAACTCTCTGACTGACGCGTGCCTGATCCTCATCCAGGGATTGTCGGGTATCAGAGTGAGTGAATTGCTGGGACTGCAAGCCTCTGATACGCCACTGGCACAAAATGCCTTGCCCGATTGCATAAAAATTGAACCGTCGGCCAGCGGTCTTCATGAGATATTTTATCTTTCCGGTCATATCTACAAGACGACGAAAACGCCTCGCCCGGCCACCTGGGTCACCGGACTGCGCCCGGTCGGGAGTGATCACCTTCCTGTTCCGGTCAAGGCAATATCTGTCATCGAAAGGTTGTACGCCCCCTGGCGCACTCGAAGAAACATCAACGAACTGATTGTCGGTTTTAGCCGAACAAAAAGCCTGACCAAAGATGTGAAAGCCCATACTTTAAGTTGGGTCAATCGCTGCCAGAGAAGGTTCTTTGTCAGAAGCGGTGTAAAGGATTGGACTGTTACTTCTCATCAATGGCGCAAATCCTTCGCCCAATATGTCATCCGAAGCGACAGCCGCATGCTCCCGGTGCTTCAGGAGCATTTCAAACACATCAGTATGGCGATGACCGAACAGGGATATATAAATGCGGATCCAGAACTGAAACAGATCCTTGATGATGCTGCGGTTCAGTCAACGGTCTCTCTCATTGGCGAAATGATTGCCGGCAGAAAAAACGTCACGGGGGCCCTCAGTGGAAAACTGAAAGAGACTGCGAATCAACTCGGAAGATCTCTGGACAACCGTCCCGAAGATGACCGCCGACGCGATATTGAAGAACTGGTTCGTACCTCGGGTATACGGGCACATGATATTCGCTGGGGAGAGACATCCCTCGGCACCTGTCTCTTTCGACAGGGAACCGGAAATTGCACGGTTGGCTGTTCAGCCCGATGGGTGATCAGTGCGCCGCTATGGTCGGCCGCCCGCCCCGATTTGTGTTGGGAATGTCAAAACCTTGTCCTTGACGAAACTCATTTGCCCTTCTGGAAAGACCGCCGGGTCAAATTGCAAGATGATCTGAAAACGGCAACGACCAATGATGACTTTGCTCTCGCACAACTCTGCAAACAACGTCTCGAACAATGCATTATGGTGCTGAACAAGCTTGAAACCACCGAAACTGCAGCTGCAGAAAACAGCAATCCCGGGTAATGAAACCATGTCCACCACATCTGTTGAAGCCGCATTCATGATGGCGATTGATCGGCTCCTCGCGCGTCATGCTCAGAAAGCCAATACCAGTGATACACCCAGAATCAGCAAAAGCATGGTAGCACGCGAAGCGGGGCATAGCCGGACAACGCTTTACAAATATCCCAAAGTGCTCGAACGACTGAAATCATTTGAGGCAACAGCAAAATCATCAAAACAAAATGAGATCATGAGTCTGCGTCAGGAAATCGCCAAATTAAAACAGGAAACTGGGACGGCGAGAGACCTGATGGCAGCAATGCTGCTTCAAATGCGCGAGATGGAACGACAAACGGCTTCAAGAATTCGTCAGGCAGTACGTATGACACAAGCAGAAGGTTCTGATACGTAATGGGCCTTCCACAACACAGGAAGACTCTTAACAAGCCTTTTACATCAATCGTGGTGTCTACGCCAAGCCTCTCCTAATGCACATGTCTCCCATCTTCCATAAATCATCCCACTTACGACAGATCACTTCCGCAGATCAGCAGAGAGGCGCCTCCCCAAGTTCATGCCTTTGCCCAGTCTGCCTGATTGACAAATAGCCCGAACCAGATTGATGGCTCAAGCAGCAGATGTAAATTCGTGAAATGGTCTGGCTTTGCCACAATATTGCCACTTGACGAAACCGGGGGAGCCCGATATTGCGTATGTTGCAATGCATCACTAAGGAACATTCCGTGCGCATCCTTTCCTGCTTTCTTGCAATCGCGATAGCCATGACAGTTCTGCTGTCGGGGGTTGAGGGTGTGCAAGCAGGTTCGGGACATGGCCATGACAATCATCACGGCGTCATGATCGATGTTTCTGATAGCTCGCAACATGATCGACGTGACATGCATGCGGATCTTTGCGGTATGGCGGTTTGCGGCCCGTTCGTTAAAGAAGTAGAAGGTGTTCTGTCTTCCAGCCCAACGGTGCTTGCGGTAACATACTGGTATCAGGACCTGACTTTGACTTCCGCAGGTTTGGACGTTAGAGCCAAGCCTCCGCGTTCCTGAGATATTTCAGATTTTCCGAACATCCCTTTGCCTGGTTCAATCACTGTTCCTCGAATGAAACAGCGTTTTGCCTGAATTACAGCAGCGCAGACTGTTGTCGTGATTGAACATGGGACGAGGGCCTTCTTACTGAATATCTATTAGGAGCATATACATGCCCAACTTCAAGAATTCCCTTATGCGTCGCGTTAGCGTTTCAACCTTTATTCTTGGCGCGCTTGTCGGTCTTCAGTCACCTGCCTTTGCGGGTGCGGGTCATAGTGGCGGTCATAATGACGGTGCATCGGAAATCGGGGCACCAGGCGAGATATCTGATGTGCGGCGCACCATCAGAATCACGATGGAAGACAATTTTTACGACAAAGAGAAAATTATCGTCCGAGGTGGCGAAACAGTTCGTTTTCTGATCGAAAACAAGGGTGAATTCGTTCATGAATTCAACATTGGAACTACAGCAATGCATGCAGATCATCAGGAAGAAATGATGATGATGATGGAACACGGAGCCCTTGAAGTAGACAAAATCAACATGGACATGATGGAAATGGACATGGGGAACGGTAAAACCATGAAGCACAACGACCCGAATAGTGTGCTTTTGGAGCCGGGTGATTCTGCAGAGGTGATCTGGACTTTCCCCAAAGATGCGGAACTTGAGTACGCATGCAACGTGCCAGGCCATTATGAAAGTGGCATGGTTGGGAAAGTACGCCTGCAGTAATCACTGCTTTTGGGGCTTGTGCCAGAGGGAAACCCTACCTATCCCCTCTGGCGCACCCGGCTCAAAGGATATCAAAAAATGAACAAGTTTCTTGGTAGTGCCCTTCTCGGTGCGCTAAGCGTTATTGCTGTGTCATCAGTAGCGAACGCAGCAACATATGACCTGTCAGTCGACTACGTAACAATCGACACAGGGGAAATGAAAACAAAAGCAATTGGCTATAACGGATCTTCGCCCGGCCCGACCTTGCGCCTGAGAGAAGGTGAAGAGGCCGTTATCAATGTGACTAATAATCTTGATGAAAGCACGTCCATTCACTGGCATGGTTTGATCCTCCCCTATCAGATGGATGGCGTACCTGAGATCAGTTTTCCGGGAATTGCTCCTGGTGAAACATTCACATATCGCATTCCAGTCTCGCAAAGCGGTACCTACTGGTTCCACAGCCATTCCGGTTTTCAGGAGCCGGACGGAGCGTATGGTTCGATCATTATCGAACCCAAAAAGCGAGAACCGTTCAAGTTCGACCGGGAGTATGTGGTTGTCCTGAAAGACAAGCACCCGCATTCCGGCGCACGTATTTTGCGCAACCTCAAAATGATGCCCGATTATTATAATCGCAACCAACGCACCCTTGGCGATTTCATCAGTGATGTCTCTGAAAATGGCTTCGGTGCGACGTTGTCGGAACGTGGTGACTGGGGCAGCATGCGCATGATGCCGACCGACATCGAAGATGTTCACGGATTTGTCGGTCTGATCAACGGAAAGTCACCAGAGCAGAACTGGACAGGCCTGTTCAAGGCCAATGAACGTGTGCGCCTGCGCTTCATCAATGCATCTGCCATGACTTACTTCGACGTCCGCATTCCGGGACTTGAAATGACTGTTGTGCAGGCCGACGGCAACAACGTTCAACCGGTCAAGGTTGATGAATTCCGCATTTCGGTTGCAGAAACCTACGATGTGATTGTTCAGCCGACCGCAGATAAACCTTACGCAATCATGGCGGAATCGATGGGGCGCTCGGGTTATGCATTCGGGTCGCTGTCGCCGCAAGAAGGGCTGAAAGCTGAAATGCCAGCCAGACGCATGGACGCTCCGTTGTTGACAATGGCTGATATGGGGATGGATCACGGGAACATGCCCGGGATGGACCATTCCTCAATGAGCAGTGGTAACGAGAACAGCATGGCTGGAATGGACCATTCGAATATGGCCGGGATGGATCACTCTCAGATGGCGATGTCCAAAGATGATCCTTTCTATGCCGCTGGCAGTGGTTTGACACCAAAAGCAGCGAATGGCGGCAAGTTCTTGTCTTATGCCGACTTGAAAGCACAGAAGCCCTTGTATCCGGAGCGGCCGGCAACGCGTGAAATTGAACTGCGTCTTACGGGAAACATGGAGCGCTATACTTGGTCGATCAATGGCGTCAAATACGAAGATGCAGAACCTATCCGCTTGAAATATGGCGAACGGGTACGGTTCAAGTTCGTCAATGAGACCATGATGTCACACCCGATGCATTTGCACGGGATGTGGTCAATCCTCGATACCGGTAACGGTAAATGGGATCCGGTAAAGCACACCATCAATATCAATCCAGGCATGACTGTTTATTCGGAAACCGAAGTTGATGAACCAGGGCAATGGGCGTTCCATTGTCATTTGAGCTATCACATGGCTTCTGGAATGTTCCGCAAAGTGATTGTTGAGGGCGGTCCAGCCGTCGCAGCACTTGAGAATGGAGTTCAATAACAATGAAAACCCTAACACTGGCCGCGATTGGTGGTGGTGTTCTTGCCACGATCCTGTCCTTCTCGTTCACTGCCAAAGCAGACAATCACATCTTCTATGGCATTCAAATGGAGCAGTTTGAATACCGATCAGGTGATGAAGACGAAAATCTCTTTGTTTGGGATGGTGACGCATTTGTCGGAACCGATGAGTTGAAGCTGCGCTGGCAAGGCGAAGGCGAGCGTGATCTCAAAAACGACCTTTACGAAAACTTCGAGAACAGGCTGGTCCTGCAAACACCAATCAGTGACTTCTTTGATGCCAAGGCCGGTATTCGTCTGGATACGCCAAGCACAACAGATCGTTGGTATGGAACGGTTGGTATCATGGGGCTTGCTCCTCAATGGTTTGAAGTCGACGCTGATCTGTTTGTCAGCGAGACCGGAGACGGCAGTGCGCGGCTTGATGTTGAGTATGAAGGCTTGTTGACCAATCGTTTAATCCTCACACCTTCGCTTGAGCTGAATGCAGCATTCTCTGAGGATCGCGAAATAGAGGTCGGGCGCGGGTTTTCAAGCGCAGAAATCGGACTGCGGCTTAGCTATGATCTAATCGACCGAGCCGTTGCACCGTACATTGGGGTTGCCTATGAACGCAAACTTGGCAAAACCGCAGACTTTGCAAAAGACGACGGCGAGGATTACGAAGCAACTTACCTCGTGACCGGTCTCCGCCTTCTTTTCTAAGCTTCATCTGACAGGGAGGATTTTCCTCCCTGTCTGTTTTTATCGAACCTTTTGAAGGAACCTGACACAGATGATGGAAATCGTCCACGATATGGGGCACCGTTTAACGCACTACATATCAAGCGATGCACACTGGTGGGTTCATTTTGTCTTCCATTTGGTTGTGTTTGGGGTTCCGGTTGCACTTATTATTATTCTCAGTGCAACGGGATACAGGCTTTTAAAACGCCGCAAATCTGTTCTTGCGTGGCAAGCTCAAAAGTCCTTCTCAAAGAACGGAACACCGCTCCTGCAGTACATATTCAGAGCATCATGGAAACGACAGCTAAAACTGGGCCTGCTGGCAATAACGTCACTACCGGCACTTTACATGAGTCTCGAACTACCGAAGCTAATCATCAACAATGCCATAGAGTCCGGACACTTCCCAATCATGTATATGGGTATAGAACTGTCACAGACGCAGACGTTGCTTGCACTATGCATGCTGTTCCTCTTGGCTATTGGCTTACATGGTGGATTGAAATACCAGGTCAATTTGCAATCCGGTGCATTGGCAGAACACATGTCACGCCGCCTGCGGCTCGATATCTCAAAATTCAGCTTTCGAAAGCCGTCCCCCAGAGGCGGGGAATTAATTCCGGTTATTGTTCAGGAGGTAGAGCCCGTAGCTGGGTATGCATCGGAGTCCATTGTATTACCTTTGTTACAAGGTGGCACGTTCCTGACTATTCTGGCTTTCATGCTCGTGCAAGATTTGGTCTTGGGCATCGCCGCAACAGCACTGTTGCCGCTTCAGATTTTTGTCATTCCCAGATTTCAAAAGAAAATTAATGCTTTGTCTCGAACGCGGCTGAAAGAAGTCAGGGTTCTCGGGGAGAAGATCGGGAATATCTCAAACGACCACCAGCCAAGTGCTCGGGATATTTACGGGTCATACAAACGACTTCATGATCTTCGTCTTTCTATCCACAAAAACAAGTTCGCCATGAAGTCTTTAAACAACTTTATATCTCAGATGACGCCATTCTTCTTTTACACAATAGGGGGGTATCTGGTGATAAAGGGCGACCTCACGCTCGGAGCACTAATCGCAGTATTAACTGCATACAAAGACATGGGCGCTCCGCTCAAAGAGCTCTTTCGTTACTATCAGGCGCAAGCCGATGCTCATGTCAGATACTCCGAAATCAAACCTTACATCTCCAAGGAAATCGAGATTACGGACAATCAGTTTGCAGATGTAACGGTTCTATCTGAAGCAGGGTAAAAAAAGACTTACCCATAGTTGAGGTAGGTCAACGTAACTCGATATTCAGGGGCATATGTGTTACCTTCTGCCCAGAGGGGATTTGATCAATGAATGCACAGCAAGCACTTATACGCGCCGTACTGATCCTGCTTGTCGGGATCAGTGCTATAATGCTTGCTCCCCATATTGCAGTCGCGTCCAGTGGCTCCTTTCCTGCGCATTCTGCAGAAATCAGTGATTTCGACATTGATCACCAACATGATCTGACTTCGTGCTGCCCTCAGGTTTCTTGTCACTCCACATCAGCGGTCCTTACCGAGATTATCCTACCGATTTCCGAGTTTTCTCCTGTACAGAACGGGATAGAAGAAATGTCCCTTCAACCGGTATCTCGGTCATGGATTTTCCAACCTCCCATATTCTGATCCTCCCAAACAAATAGCGAATAACTGTTCTGGTTTCTGCGCGTGCCGATGGCTTGCGTGAAGATTGCGCGTCGGTATTCGGCACCATGCTGTTTTCATTCAGAACAGTCGGACTTAAAGGTATTTATGGGATGGCAAAGAGAAATGGAAAATATTCTCAGTTGGTTGCTTTGGGGAGCCTTCATCATATTGATGATGCGCTTTGGTTGCGGTGCTCACATGTTTGGCCACAAAAAGCACACCCACAATAAGAAACAAGCGGACGGTCATGCTGAGGCAATCCGATGGGAGCACCCTCATTCCGCCGTTGACCCGGTTTGTCATAAAACTGTCGACCCGCGCATCGCCAAAACAACCATTCATAGCGGCGACGTATTTTACTTCTGTTCAGACACCTGCCGTTCAGCATTTGAAGCGTCACCAGACAATTATGTCGGTGGCAGCGCAATCACCCGAAAAACTCATGTATCGCAAGGCTAGTTCAGCGAAATCATAGGCAGCAGCAACCTGACCAAGGTTGCTTAGTTCGCATTGTCTGACGTTTCTTCGACTACTCGATGTATACGCATAAAACAAAGGCCAGAAGGAAATGAAAAAAGAAATCAATTGGTTAAAGTACCTGGTCATCGGTTTTTTCGCAGTAGGGATCATCGCCATGACCCTGAATTCGTTTCTGCCCGGGAAAGATGACATCAAAGATATTGAGCTGACTGATAGTGGGATTGCATTACCCAGTTTCAGCAAGGAAGCAATGGTAGGAAAGCAGCTTTTCGATATGAACTGTGTTGTCTGCCACGGACGCAATGCAAGCGGCACAGAACAAGGTCCGCCGCTGATACACCGGATCTACAATCCGGGTCATCATTCAGACCGCGCATTCTACCTTGCTGTTGGAAACGGGGCGAAACAACATCACTGGCCCTTCGGCGATATGCCAGCCCAGCCTCAGGTCAGTTCGGAACAGGTATCACGGATCATTCGTTACGTACGTGAGCTACAGGAAGCAAACGGCA from Thalassospira indica harbors:
- a CDS encoding phage integrase SAM-like domain-containing protein, with the translated sequence MDRSFLTYRPGAAPAFDRNNLARPEKEEREYGVIQKLSPDGKLCQLTLNCPRTAKSNRGSAQINVSDDWLKAEHLSVPFATAIFSHIRKFGPSTQVNKVQALNRFFAFMCEQGKAHFKLSDLTTTLFNEYIFWLDTQQLTSKTKAGLISPLRVVLHYLKQNPQYTSEVPGDAYIQPNPWPGINEQIAHRPILAITDLVTIERACIKEMQTWMRKWEEGNDFIKSGRERLQAGASPTEHRLETLLAIIEDRYGGYVTNSKQFFADGDGRRRQIEFFGGIKGIAPWLYATKRSLVPFVVMMAIRTAFNPETILALRKSALRESSLLKGSAELAPRYRVVGGKKRARGDQVRTYPQDSTEIDSPISIFNNVGKLTRRLPNAEHDPDHDMLFIFQGRNYGRAHHYLNATCTFPNALSAFRKDNQLPDFSLSNIRPTISEIVNQLSNGDIKAQQAILNHWHTETTETHYVSEAARHRRRETLGNLLNRRERYIRTSGKSDDRINLPNNTGRAATPGFECTDPYDSPLASQSTGQLCTAWGECPLCPRAAVIPDNSHALAQLLHLHNAIEKARHDLPPGRWLYWSTVQKGLDNWLSKFPARSVWHEAKNIQRTHAILIE
- a CDS encoding cupredoxin domain-containing protein encodes the protein MPNFKNSLMRRVSVSTFILGALVGLQSPAFAGAGHSGGHNDGASEIGAPGEISDVRRTIRITMEDNFYDKEKIIVRGGETVRFLIENKGEFVHEFNIGTTAMHADHQEEMMMMMEHGALEVDKINMDMMEMDMGNGKTMKHNDPNSVLLEPGDSAEVIWTFPKDAELEYACNVPGHYESGMVGKVRLQ
- a CDS encoding copper resistance system multicopper oxidase, with the protein product MNKFLGSALLGALSVIAVSSVANAATYDLSVDYVTIDTGEMKTKAIGYNGSSPGPTLRLREGEEAVINVTNNLDESTSIHWHGLILPYQMDGVPEISFPGIAPGETFTYRIPVSQSGTYWFHSHSGFQEPDGAYGSIIIEPKKREPFKFDREYVVVLKDKHPHSGARILRNLKMMPDYYNRNQRTLGDFISDVSENGFGATLSERGDWGSMRMMPTDIEDVHGFVGLINGKSPEQNWTGLFKANERVRLRFINASAMTYFDVRIPGLEMTVVQADGNNVQPVKVDEFRISVAETYDVIVQPTADKPYAIMAESMGRSGYAFGSLSPQEGLKAEMPARRMDAPLLTMADMGMDHGNMPGMDHSSMSSGNENSMAGMDHSNMAGMDHSQMAMSKDDPFYAAGSGLTPKAANGGKFLSYADLKAQKPLYPERPATREIELRLTGNMERYTWSINGVKYEDAEPIRLKYGERVRFKFVNETMMSHPMHLHGMWSILDTGNGKWDPVKHTININPGMTVYSETEVDEPGQWAFHCHLSYHMASGMFRKVIVEGGPAVAALENGVQ
- a CDS encoding copper resistance protein B, coding for MKTLTLAAIGGGVLATILSFSFTAKADNHIFYGIQMEQFEYRSGDEDENLFVWDGDAFVGTDELKLRWQGEGERDLKNDLYENFENRLVLQTPISDFFDAKAGIRLDTPSTTDRWYGTVGIMGLAPQWFEVDADLFVSETGDGSARLDVEYEGLLTNRLILTPSLELNAAFSEDREIEVGRGFSSAEIGLRLSYDLIDRAVAPYIGVAYERKLGKTADFAKDDGEDYEATYLVTGLRLLF
- a CDS encoding ABC transporter ATP-binding protein, with the protein product MMEIVHDMGHRLTHYISSDAHWWVHFVFHLVVFGVPVALIIILSATGYRLLKRRKSVLAWQAQKSFSKNGTPLLQYIFRASWKRQLKLGLLAITSLPALYMSLELPKLIINNAIESGHFPIMYMGIELSQTQTLLALCMLFLLAIGLHGGLKYQVNLQSGALAEHMSRRLRLDISKFSFRKPSPRGGELIPVIVQEVEPVAGYASESIVLPLLQGGTFLTILAFMLVQDLVLGIAATALLPLQIFVIPRFQKKINALSRTRLKEVRVLGEKIGNISNDHQPSARDIYGSYKRLHDLRLSIHKNKFAMKSLNNFISQMTPFFFYTIGGYLVIKGDLTLGALIAVLTAYKDMGAPLKELFRYYQAQADAHVRYSEIKPYISKEIEITDNQFADVTVLSEAG
- a CDS encoding YHS domain-containing protein; this encodes MENILSWLLWGAFIILMMRFGCGAHMFGHKKHTHNKKQADGHAEAIRWEHPHSAVDPVCHKTVDPRIAKTTIHSGDVFYFCSDTCRSAFEASPDNYVGGSAITRKTHVSQG
- a CDS encoding c-type cytochrome produces the protein MKKEINWLKYLVIGFFAVGIIAMTLNSFLPGKDDIKDIELTDSGIALPSFSKEAMVGKQLFDMNCVVCHGRNASGTEQGPPLIHRIYNPGHHSDRAFYLAVGNGAKQHHWPFGDMPAQPQVSSEQVSRIIRYVRELQEANGIAYQKHQM